The following proteins are co-located in the Actinomycetota bacterium genome:
- a CDS encoding nucleotidyltransferase family protein, with protein sequence MTNTDDMIRAIRQNAGNIRNEFGVARLGVFGSRVRGDATADSDLDVLVEFERPTFRNYMGLKHFLEQLLGVTVDLVSAPALKPLLKEHVMREVKYVA encoded by the coding sequence ATGACGAACACCGACGACATGATCAGGGCAATTCGCCAGAACGCTGGCAACATTCGCAATGAGTTCGGCGTTGCGCGCCTCGGGGTGTTCGGCTCGCGCGTTCGCGGCGATGCTACAGCCGACAGCGATCTCGACGTGCTCGTGGAATTCGAGCGCCCGACCTTCCGGAACTACATGGGTCTGAAGCACTTTCTCGAGCAATTGCTTGGCGTGACGGTCGATCTCGTGAGCGCGCCTGCTCTGAAGCCTCTGCTGAAGGAGCACGTAATGCGCGAGGTCAAGTATGTCGCGTGA
- a CDS encoding DUF86 domain-containing protein, with protein sequence MSRDVRVHLLDIAERCERISRYVEGLDDIGWSTDERTQDAVLRNLEVIGEAVKRLPLELRADNPEVPWEDIAGLRDILIHEYEVVDFSIVWDIAI encoded by the coding sequence ATGTCGCGTGACGTTCGCGTGCACCTCCTCGACATCGCCGAGCGCTGCGAGAGGATTTCTCGCTACGTCGAAGGTCTCGATGACATCGGCTGGTCAACGGACGAGCGAACCCAGGATGCTGTCTTGCGGAACCTGGAGGTCATCGGAGAGGCGGTCAAGCGTCTGCCGCTCGAGTTGCGCGCGGACAATCCGGAGGTTCCGTGGGAGGATATCGCCGGTCTTCGCGACATCCTGATCCACGAGTACGAAGTCGTCGACTTCTCAATCGTCTGGGACATCGCGATCA